The Desulfovibrio aminophilus sequence GCCAGGGTCCAGGCGCTCAGGTCCTTGACGTTGCCGCCCGCGTTGCTCTTCAGGGTGAAGGCGCTCTGGCTCACCAGCTGGCCGGTGCGGAAGGTCAGGGTGCCGACCATCATCACGCCCGCGGCCGAGGTGTCGCCGATGCGCGTGCCGCCGAAGGCGCGGCCGTCGTCGGCGGGCTGAGTGGTGACCATGTATTCCCAGGTCGAGTAGCCGCCCGCGTCGGACAGCGTGACCTTGTCGAAGTACACGGTCACGGTGTGCGCCGCGCCGATCTCGTCGTAGACCTTGATGGAGGTCGAGTAGGAGTAGAGGCCTTCGTTCAGCGGGGTGGCCGCGGTGCCGTTCCAGTTCTCGAACATGGCGAAGTAGGGGTTGGTGGCCGAGTTCGAGGCGCTGACCGCCGAGGGGTCCAGGTTGGTCACGATGTTGATGTTGCTCGTGACCTTGGGCGGCGACTGGAAGTTCTCCAGGCGGATGTCCGTGGGCACGCCCACGATGCGGCGCCGGTTGCTGGTGTCCGTGGTGGACACGGCGGCGGTGGACGTCGTGGTCTGTTCCATGGCCCAGCCCTGGAGCACGTAGCCGTGGGGGTCCACCAGGTAGCCGTCGGCGTCGAAGCGGAAGTTGCCCGCGCGGGTGTAGTACTGGCTCTCGGAGTCCTTGACCTTGACGATGAAGAACCCGTTGCCGCTGATGGCCATGTCCGTGGACTCGGACGTGGTGGAGAAGGAACCCTGTCCGAAGTCGTTGAACACCGAGGCCACGCGCACGCCGCGGCCGATCTGGGCGATGCCCGAGGCCGTGGGGTAGTCCTGGCTCATGACGTCCTCGAAGTCCATGCGCGCGCCCTTGTAGCCCACGGTGTTCACGTTGGCGAGGTTGTTGCTGATGACCGTCAGCTGCTCGCTGTGCACCGACAGGCCGGAAATTCCGGCGTAGAGGGATGAACTCAAACCCATGACAGACCTCCTTATGAAAGCGGCGAAACCCGTTTCGTATCTTCGTCCGAGGGAGTGACCCTAGGAACCCGTCGTCGTGTTGGGGCTGGTGATCTCGGTGATGTTCTTGTAGTTCACGGTGCGGCCGTCCTTGAGGGTCAGGTACAGCTCGCCGCCGGAGTTCACCACGCCCGCGACCACTCCCGACACCTCGGTCTGGATGAGCACCTTGGCGCCCTTGGCGTCCTCGCCCATCATGCCCACGGTGTACTTGCCGTCGGGCACGGTGGTCCCGGCGGAGTTCTTGCCGTCCCAGGTATAGGAGTAGGTGCCGGCCTTGCGCGCGCCGAGCGTCTCGCTGCGCACGATGTTGCCCTCGGAGTCGTAGACGTTCACGATGATGTTGTTGACGGCCTCGGACATGCCGTAGGTGATGGAGCTGATGCTGCTGCCGTCCTTGGTCACCGTGTAGCCCTTGGCCTTGATGCTCTTGCCGATGAAATTCGTGGCCGAGTAGAGATCCTTTTCGCTGTTGGCGTCCACCAGGCTCTTGATGCCCTTGTTGATGTTCGTCAGCTGCTCCAGGCTGGAGAACTGCGCCAGCTGCGAGGTCATCTCCTTGTCGTCCATGGGATTCATGGGGTCCTGGTGGGTCAGCTGGGCGATCAGGATCTTCATGAACGTGTCCTGGTCCATGGAGGTCTTGTGCGTGACCTCGTTGCTGGCCGCCTGCTGGGCGGCGGCCCCTCCGAGAAGGGAGCTGGCTGCGGAATAGTATTCGGTGCTCATGCCGCGACTCCTTAGGCGATGAGGTGCAATCCCTGGTCGGCAAGACTTGCCTGCCGCTCGGAAGAAAGCACGTCCTGTGCCAACCCGATCTCGTCATCGCCCATGCGCAGGCGCCACTTCTGGCCGCTCATGGCCTCCCGCTGCTCGCGCGCCTGATTGTGCTGGTCCTGGCCGAGCCAGGCCGCCTGGTCCTGGTTGCCCGAAAGCCCGGTCTGGACTTCCATGCGGGCCACCTTGAGCCCCTGGTCCTCCAGGGCCTGGCGCAGGGTCTCCAGGTTGGCCGCGAGCAGTTTTCCGGTCTCGTGGTTGTCGGCCCGGATGACCGCCTGCACTTCCTTGTTCTTGACCTGGAGCATGACGGACAGGGAGCCCAGGTTTTCGGGGTGGAGCTGGAGCGTGAGCTGGGTCCGGCCCTGGCCCAGGTTGGTGAGCACGCCGTTCTGGACCTGGGTGAGCATCTGGCGGGTCATGGCCGCGTCCACGGTCTTCGGCGCGGCCTGGGTGGCGACCGTCTGCCGGGGCGCGTCCGCCAGGGCGAATTCGTTGATCTGGGCCTGGGTCTTGGCGTTTTCCAGCCGGGTGGCGTCCTGCCCGGACTCGGCCTTGAGCTTGCCGAAGAATTCCTTCCAGGCGGAGTTTTCGCCCGAGCCCTGGTCGGACTTGGTCTTGGCCTCGGCATGCTGCTGGGTGGCGGCCTCGGTTCCGGCCTTGAAGACCGAGCGCACGGCGTCGCGCAATTCGGCGGCCGTCTCGCGCGTCTCCGGGGTCTTGACGTCCACCTGCTTTCCGAGTTCCTTGCCGGCGTCCTTGGCCTTGGCGGCCTCGGCGTTCCTGGCCGCGGCGGCGGGCTGCTCGGTTTCCGAGCGCAGCTTGCGGCCGAAATCCTTGATGTCCGAGGAGACGCCGCGCTCGCTGCGCAGCATGGTCTTCTGGTTCTGGGCCTGGCGGTCGCCCTTGGTCCAGAGCCGTTCGCGCCGGGCGGACTTCTCCAGGGTGTCGCCCACGAGCTTGACCAGGCTCTGATCCTTTTCCGCCTGACCCTGGGTCAGCTGGGCCATCTCGCCCTGGAACCGCCCCAGGAGTTCGCTCAGGCCGCGCGCGGTGCTGGGGCCGGAGGCCAGCTTTTCGGCCAGCTGGGCCAGCTGGTCCGAGATGCCGCCGGAGATGTTCTTGGCGGAGGTGGCCGCGCCCTTGGCCGCCTGGGCCAGGGCGTTCATGTACGTGGTCATCTCGCGGGCGGAGAGGGAGAGGTTCCGATCCGGGTTCTGGCTCTCCAGGCGGGACTGGACCGAGAGCAGGACCGTGGAGGCGTCGCCCTGGGAGAGATTCCGCACCAGCCCCTGGGCCTCGGCCGGGTTGAAGCCGATCTTCTGGAAGAAGGACTGCAGGTATTGGACGTCGTCGGAGCTGAGATCCACGCTCTTTCTGGACTGGCGCATTTTTTCGGAGAGGGCGCCGACGAACTTGCCCCAGGTGAGCCCCTCGGTGGAGCCGACCTGATTGTCGAAGTCCATCAGCTCGGAGGCCGAGAGCCCATAGGCCTTCAGGCCGTTGCGCATGGCGTCCAGGTCGTCGCGGGAGAGCTTCATGCTCTGCAGGCCGAGGTTCACGTGCTTGCTGAGGCCGGAGGCGACTTCCTTGGGGCTCAGGTCGGCCGGGTTCGCGTTGCGGGTGGCGTTGGTCAGGCCGTCGCGCACTTCCTTCGCGGCCGTGGCGGCCTCCTCGCGCAGCGCGGCGCGGCGGCCCTGGATCAGGGTCCGCCCCTCGGGCGAGAGGCCGTCCTGGGCGGCGGGGGCCGCGATCTGGCGGTGCTGGTCCATGGACGAATACATGCTCATGAAATCGGCGAACCCCCCGGACTTCGTGGACTCCTCATAGGTGGGCAGCCCGTTGGAAGCGCGGAAGGGGTCGGTGTTCGGCGTCGCGACCGGGATATCGGGAAGAATCTGCATCGCGTTTTCCTCTGCGGGCCTTCATACAAAACCCGTTCCAAAGGAAAAAACCAGCGATTCAAGTGTGTTGAAAAAATCCCTGGGGCGTCGAGGGGGCAGTTTTTTCCGGCGGATCAGCGCGTGGCGGCCAGCAGCGCCTCCAGCCATTCCAGGGACTCGGCCCAGGCCGGGGAGCTGAAGTCGCTGTTCTGGAGCAGGGGCAGGAGAAAGCCGGTGAGCGGGCGGAGCATGAGCGGCGCGCCGGTCCAGAAGGCGTCGTCCAGGGCGCCCCGGCTCAGGCCGAGCCGCAGGCCGCGTCCCAGACCGGGCAGGCGGGAGCGGAAGGCCTCGGCCAGGCGGGGCTGGGCGGCCGCCAGTTCGGCCCAGGCCGCGCGGGGCCGCGCCTCGTCCCAGAGCCCGAAGCGGTGGCCGTGGTAGGCCTGCCAGAAGCGGGACAGGAGACGGTGGGCTCCCGGGGCGCGGCGGTCCAGGCGGGCCAGCCGGTACAGGCCGGATGGATCCCGGTCCGTGCGCGACAGCGCCAGCCCCGGCGGGGTCAGGCGCTCCAGGCGCTCGTCCGGGCCGGTGAGCATGGACTGGACCAGGGAGGCCGTGCGCCGGGCCGAGAACGCCCCGCGGCAGCGCGTGTCCCCCCGGGTGCAGGACCAGCAGCCCAGGGCGCAGCTGGCCGTGGGCCGGAGCACGAGGTGCCCGGGCTGGTAGGGCCCGGTCTCCCAGGGGTTGACGTTGCCCATGGAGAGGTTGAGCACGCGCAGCCCGGTCCAGGCCGCCAGGTGCATGGGGCCGGTGTCCGGGGTCACCAGGAGCTGGAAGGTCTGCCCGGCGGCGGCCAACTCCTTCAGGCCCAGCTTGCCGCAGAGGTCGAGCAGGGGTGCGGCCGCGATCCGCTTCACTTCGGCCCCCAGCCCGCGCTCCGCCGGGCCGCCCAGCAGGGCCGGGCGCAGGCCCCGGTCCAGAAGCGCCCGGGCCAGCTCGGCCCAGAACGCGACCCCGGGCCGCTTGGAGGGTTCGCTGGCCCCCAGGAACAGGCCCACGCGGACCTCGCCGGGCGGCAGCCGCCGGGGCTCGGCGAAGGCCGTGCCGCGCAGTTCGGCCAGAGGCACGAGATCCAGGGCGTTCAGGTCGGCCCAGTGGAAGCGGTTGTAGCGGTTGTTCTGAATCAGGCTTTGGCGGTAGAGCTGCCAGCGGCCGAGCACCCGGCGCGCGCCGTTCAGCAGGATCGGCCCGAGCTTTTCCTCGGCCCGGGCCCTTCCGGCCAGCTCCTCGGCCTGGCCCCCGGCGCTCAGGTTGAGCACGAGGCGGTAGTCCCGCTGAAGCAGGGTCCCGGCCTCGGACCAGGGCACGTAGCCCACCTGGGGCGAGAGGGACATCAGGGGCTGGAAGAAGTGCTCCTCGGCCGCCACCTGGATCGGGTTGTCGGGAAAAGTCCGGCGCAGCCAGAGGAACAGCGGAAAGGAGAGGATCAGGTCGCCCATGCGGCGGCGCTGGAGCACGAGGATGGGCTTCACGGCCGCGTCCCGAAGGTCCTGCTCATGGTCCGCAGGAGCGCGGCCAGGCGATGGTCGTAGGTGTGTTCGGCCAGCACGCGCCGCCGCCCGGCCTCGGCCAGCCGCGCCCGGCCCGCCGGGTCGGCCAGCCAGC is a genomic window containing:
- a CDS encoding flagellar hook protein FlgE — encoded protein: MGLSSSLYAGISGLSVHSEQLTVISNNLANVNTVGYKGARMDFEDVMSQDYPTASGIAQIGRGVRVASVFNDFGQGSFSTTSESTDMAISGNGFFIVKVKDSESQYYTRAGNFRFDADGYLVDPHGYVLQGWAMEQTTTSTAAVSTTDTSNRRRIVGVPTDIRLENFQSPPKVTSNINIVTNLDPSAVSASNSATNPYFAMFENWNGTAATPLNEGLYSYSTSIKVYDEIGAAHTVTVYFDKVTLSDAGGYSTWEYMVTTQPADDGRAFGGTRIGDTSAAGVMMVGTLTFRTGQLVSQSAFTLKSNAGGNVKDLSAWTLASFSTSGYPVFTPNFLSQSNASLDNGVNALPIEMNFGLRNTDLTSNGGGSITRGWSSPGVLATNAAMVGNDITHVTLLPTAKNPAISALATQSYDTGGSSTLFQSQNGYTAGVLLNVSVSRDGVLSGQYSNGQTLELYSLTLATFTNQWGLRREGGNLFSETLKSGPALTGQAGSTGKGTVDGNSLELSNVDMATEFVNMITSQRGFQANTKVITTADSLLGEVIAMKR
- a CDS encoding flagellar hook assembly protein FlgD; its protein translation is MSTEYYSAASSLLGGAAAQQAASNEVTHKTSMDQDTFMKILIAQLTHQDPMNPMDDKEMTSQLAQFSSLEQLTNINKGIKSLVDANSEKDLYSATNFIGKSIKAKGYTVTKDGSSISSITYGMSEAVNNIIVNVYDSEGNIVRSETLGARKAGTYSYTWDGKNSAGTTVPDGKYTVGMMGEDAKGAKVLIQTEVSGVVAGVVNSGGELYLTLKDGRTVNYKNITEITSPNTTTGS
- a CDS encoding flagellar hook-length control protein FliK, which codes for MQILPDIPVATPNTDPFRASNGLPTYEESTKSGGFADFMSMYSSMDQHRQIAAPAAQDGLSPEGRTLIQGRRAALREEAATAAKEVRDGLTNATRNANPADLSPKEVASGLSKHVNLGLQSMKLSRDDLDAMRNGLKAYGLSASELMDFDNQVGSTEGLTWGKFVGALSEKMRQSRKSVDLSSDDVQYLQSFFQKIGFNPAEAQGLVRNLSQGDASTVLLSVQSRLESQNPDRNLSLSAREMTTYMNALAQAAKGAATSAKNISGGISDQLAQLAEKLASGPSTARGLSELLGRFQGEMAQLTQGQAEKDQSLVKLVGDTLEKSARRERLWTKGDRQAQNQKTMLRSERGVSSDIKDFGRKLRSETEQPAAAARNAEAAKAKDAGKELGKQVDVKTPETRETAAELRDAVRSVFKAGTEAATQQHAEAKTKSDQGSGENSAWKEFFGKLKAESGQDATRLENAKTQAQINEFALADAPRQTVATQAAPKTVDAAMTRQMLTQVQNGVLTNLGQGRTQLTLQLHPENLGSLSVMLQVKNKEVQAVIRADNHETGKLLAANLETLRQALEDQGLKVARMEVQTGLSGNQDQAAWLGQDQHNQAREQREAMSGQKWRLRMGDDEIGLAQDVLSSERQASLADQGLHLIA
- a CDS encoding glycosyltransferase family 9 protein, whose translation is MKPILVLQRRRMGDLILSFPLFLWLRRTFPDNPIQVAAEEHFFQPLMSLSPQVGYVPWSEAGTLLQRDYRLVLNLSAGGQAEELAGRARAEEKLGPILLNGARRVLGRWQLYRQSLIQNNRYNRFHWADLNALDLVPLAELRGTAFAEPRRLPPGEVRVGLFLGASEPSKRPGVAFWAELARALLDRGLRPALLGGPAERGLGAEVKRIAAAPLLDLCGKLGLKELAAAGQTFQLLVTPDTGPMHLAAWTGLRVLNLSMGNVNPWETGPYQPGHLVLRPTASCALGCWSCTRGDTRCRGAFSARRTASLVQSMLTGPDERLERLTPPGLALSRTDRDPSGLYRLARLDRRAPGAHRLLSRFWQAYHGHRFGLWDEARPRAAWAELAAAQPRLAEAFRSRLPGLGRGLRLGLSRGALDDAFWTGAPLMLRPLTGFLLPLLQNSDFSSPAWAESLEWLEALLAATR